From Oncorhynchus masou masou isolate Uvic2021 unplaced genomic scaffold, UVic_Omas_1.1 unplaced_scaffold_1561, whole genome shotgun sequence, the proteins below share one genomic window:
- the LOC135531240 gene encoding CD209 antigen-like protein C: MTEENNMMMSECIIDSTKCIKRVERDCGDSEEWTTVLFVSAETLKGHDSGTKTEDTTPKRRPGESNYGSEGSMGRCSRVAAACLGLLCLLLLAGIMVLFVYYNGVTVRLEERLLVYRTSNNKLTEKRDELQVQNKNLDEEKADLKRRYNMLNQTCLEAWKKFGSSLYYISDGTESWDESRQDCLKRRADLAIINNRAEQEFLCTFKRFFWIGLTDRETKGTWKWVDGTLMTTGFWSPGEPNGASIDSTEDCAEVNTFNDPEKKLE; encoded by the coding sequence ATGACGGAGGAAAATAACATGATGATGTCTGAGTGTATCATTGACAGCACCAAATGCATTAAAAGGGTGGAACGAGACTGTGGAGATTCTGAAGAGTGGACTACGGTCCTATTTGTCAGTGCAGAGACCCTGAAAGGACATGATTCTGGTACCAAGACAGAAGACACCACACCAAAGAGGAGACCTGGAGAAAGTAACTACGGCTCTGAGGGCTCGATGGGGAGATGTTCCAGAGTTGCTGCAGCGTGTCTGGGCCTGCTGTGCCTTCTACTACTGGCTGGGATCATGGTGCTGTTTGTCTACTATAATGGAGTCACTGTCCGTTTGGAGGAGAGGTTGTTAGTTTATAGAACCAGCAACAACAAACTGACTGAAAAGAGAGACGAGCTACAGGTCCAAAACAAAAACCTGGATGAAGAAAAGGCCGATCTAAAGAGAAGGTACAATATGCTGAATCAAACCTGCCTTGAAGCATGGAAGAAGTTTGGTTCCAGTTTGTACTACATATCTGACGGGACTGAATCCTGGGATGAGAGCAGACAGGACTGTCTAAAGAGAAGAGCAGACCTGGCGATCATAAACAACAGAGCGGAACAGGAATTCCTCTGTACATTTAAAAGGTTTTTCTGGATTGgtctgactgacagagagacaaaggGGACTTGGAAATGGGTGGACGGGACACTAATGACCACAGGGTTCTGGTCTCCTGGTGAGCCAAATGGTGCCTCTATCGACTCTACTGAGGACTGTGCTGAGGTTAACACCTTCAATGACCCAGAGAAAAAACTGGAATGA